From one Solanum stenotomum isolate F172 chromosome 12, ASM1918654v1, whole genome shotgun sequence genomic stretch:
- the LOC125848559 gene encoding probable calcium-binding protein CML23 — translation MAKLTARMKEVEKVFRKFDTNGDGKISLSELDEVLKALGTKTTPDEAKRMMLEVDTDGDGFIDKEEFAAFHCPDEGSNSKDLRDAFDLYDKDKNGKISAAELHSVMKGIGEKCSLKDCRRMISSVDVDGDGSVNFEEFKKMMTRA, via the coding sequence ATGGCAAAGCTTACGGCGAGGATGAAGGAAGTCGAGAAAGTATTCCGAAAATTCGACACCAACGGCGATGGAAAAATCTCTCTATCGGAGCTCGACGAAGTTTTGAAGGCTCTCGGCACTAAAACGACGCCGGACGAGGCCAAGCGAATGATGTTAGAGGTTGATACCGACGGTGATGGTTTCATCGACAAGGAAGAATTCGCTGCGTTTCACTGTCCCGATGAAGGCTCTAACAGTAAGGATCTCCGTGACGCTTTCGATTTGTATGATAAGGATAAGAACGGGAAGATTTCGGCTGCGGAGTTGCACTCTGTTATGAAAGGCATTGGAGAGAAGTGTTCGCTTAAGGATTGCCGGCGTATGATCAGTTCCGTTGATGTCGACGGCGATGGAAGTGTTAATTTTGAGGAGTTTAAGAAGATGATGACTAGAGCTTAA